Proteins encoded within one genomic window of Xiphophorus maculatus strain JP 163 A chromosome 11, X_maculatus-5.0-male, whole genome shotgun sequence:
- the LOC111610136 gene encoding uncharacterized protein LOC111610136: MNVSGIHHGVLRMYGGFIFKQWKKRFLRLTAEGSLFVCHDALSPPHQIVLLQSHCETIVEGKEILDLPKLPSGASRDSCFALILTQNKYLLLLTDTPTDCSQWLNVLKKVKMSLSSPLSPCKRHQVVPPRITLQDLVPEQILDKDPPTPPVSDTEAPSPGPTSNTSPRENCRNSPQTKNYRRGAQAVGCLRHGTLNNAQAMKAVYMLMGGAAASSALGYLGACSSTNLDVKADLAANTDFTGTGPVGAYDLGSSSLNSPHFNSFDFEVGDSDFDAFDCGGFTF, encoded by the exons ATGAATGTCTCGGGGATACACCACGGGGTGCTCAGGATGTACG gtggattcattttcaaacagtggAAGAAACGTTTTTTGCGTCTGACTGCTGAAGGCAGTCTCTTCGTATGCCATGATGCTCTGTCTCCACCTCACCAGATTGTACTGCTGCAAAGTCACTGTGAGACAATTGTTGAAGGCAAGGAGATCCTGGACCTGCCAAAGTTACCTTCCGGTGCGTCCAGGGACAGCTGCTTCGCTCTGATCCTCACCCAGAATAAgtacctgctgctgctgactgacacCCCCACAGACTGCAG TCAGTGGCTAAACGTGCTGAAGAAAGTCAAAATG AGTCTGTCGTCGCCCCTCAGCCCTTGTAAGCGCCATCAGGTTGTTCCCCCACGCATTACTCTTCAAGACCTTGTCCCTGAGCAAATTCTGGACAAAGATCCGCCAACTCCACCTGTAAGTGACACAGAGGCACCCTCTCCAGGACCAACAAGCAACACTTCTCCAAGGGAGAATT GCAGAAATTCCCCTCAGACAAAGAATTACAGACGGGGTGCACAGGCGGTGGGATGCCTGCGTCACGGCACTCTCAATAATGCGCAAGCGATGAAGGCTGTTTATATGCTGATGGGAGGGGCTGCTGCCTCCTCTGCCTTGGGTTACCTCGGAGCATGCTCATCCACTAATCTGGACGTCAAAGCCGACCTGGCTGCCAACACGGACTTCACCGGTACAGGACCTGTGGGGGCGTACGACCTCGGTAGCTCCTCGCTCAACTCCCCCCATTTCAACAGCTTTGACTTTGAGGTGGGGGACTCTGATTTTGATGCTTTTGATTGTGGTGGGTTTACTTTTTAA